The Ictalurus furcatus strain D&B chromosome 5, Billie_1.0, whole genome shotgun sequence genome includes a region encoding these proteins:
- the LOC128607631 gene encoding transcriptional regulator QRICH1-like isoform X4 — MEKEQRNRLAPVGRRKPLQFQEYLLCTSIAELSLGLSLMIQEAKGFEGKTLEADMLYYIFLCIQKYITQITIELIIYSVIIIISGSNNHYISHVTEEMWECKHLGAHSPCTLLNTLMFFSTNSLRYFNLKTVDEHLKVAFTNVLRHTKKNPFNPKDKVTSIHYVRGLQIGQKVMDGVHAEQPETPLRCPIKLCLLSLKMT; from the exons ATGGAGAAAGAACAGAGAAACAGACTGGCTCCAGTTGGTA gaCGGAAGCCGCTACAGTTTCAGGAGTACCTGTTATGCACGTCCATAGCAGAGCTGAGTTTAGGCTTATCTCTGATGATACAGGAGGCTAAGGGCTTTGAGGGCAAAACCTTAGAAGCTGACATGCTCTACTATATTTTCCTATGTATACAAAAG TATATAACACAGATAACGATAGAGTTGATTATATATTCAGTGATCATTATTATCAGCGGTTCCAACAATCATTACATAAG CCATGTGACCGAGGAAATGTGGGAATGCAAACACCTGGGAGCCCATTCACCTTGCACACTCCTTAACACTTTAATGTTTTTCAGCACAAA TTCACTTaggtattttaatttaaaaacagtgGATGAACACTTGAAGGTGGCTTTCACAAACGTCCTACGACACACAAAGAAGAATCCGTTCAACCCCAAAGACAAGGTCACAAGCATTCACTATGTCAGAGGACTCCAGATTGGTCAGAAAG TGATGGATGGCGTGCACGCTGAGCAGCCAGAGACGCCTTTACGCTGCCCTATCAAACTTTGTCTTCTGTCTCTAAAAATG acatga
- the LOC128607631 gene encoding transcriptional regulator QRICH1-like isoform X1, with protein MEKEQRNRLAPVGRRKPLQFQEYLLCTSIAELSLGLSLMIQEAKGFEGKTLEADMLYYIFLCIQKYITQITIELIIYSVIIIISGSNNHYISHVTEEMWECKHLGAHSPCTLLNTLMFFSTNSLRYFNLKTVDEHLKVAFTNVLRHTKKNPFNPKDKVTSIHYVRGLQIGQKVMDGVHAEQPETPLRCPIKLCLLSLKMVSTFFWLEE; from the exons ATGGAGAAAGAACAGAGAAACAGACTGGCTCCAGTTGGTA gaCGGAAGCCGCTACAGTTTCAGGAGTACCTGTTATGCACGTCCATAGCAGAGCTGAGTTTAGGCTTATCTCTGATGATACAGGAGGCTAAGGGCTTTGAGGGCAAAACCTTAGAAGCTGACATGCTCTACTATATTTTCCTATGTATACAAAAG TATATAACACAGATAACGATAGAGTTGATTATATATTCAGTGATCATTATTATCAGCGGTTCCAACAATCATTACATAAG CCATGTGACCGAGGAAATGTGGGAATGCAAACACCTGGGAGCCCATTCACCTTGCACACTCCTTAACACTTTAATGTTTTTCAGCACAAA TTCACTTaggtattttaatttaaaaacagtgGATGAACACTTGAAGGTGGCTTTCACAAACGTCCTACGACACACAAAGAAGAATCCGTTCAACCCCAAAGACAAGGTCACAAGCATTCACTATGTCAGAGGACTCCAGATTGGTCAGAAAG TGATGGATGGCGTGCACGCTGAGCAGCCAGAGACGCCTTTACGCTGCCCTATCAAACTTTGTCTTCTGTCTCTAAAAATGGTCAGTACATTCTTCTGGTTAGAAGAATAA
- the LOC128607631 gene encoding transcriptional regulator QRICH1-like isoform X3, with amino-acid sequence MEKEQRNRLAPVGRRKPLQFQEYLLCTSIAELSLGLSLMIQEAKGFEGKTLEADMLYYIFLCIQKYITQITIELIIYSVIIIISGSNNHYISHVTEEMWECKHLGAHSPCTLLNTLMFFSTNSLRYFNLKTVDEHLKVAFTNVLRHTKKNPFNPKDKVTSIHYVRGLQIGQKVMDGVHAEQPETPLRCPIKLCLLSLKMSSK; translated from the exons ATGGAGAAAGAACAGAGAAACAGACTGGCTCCAGTTGGTA gaCGGAAGCCGCTACAGTTTCAGGAGTACCTGTTATGCACGTCCATAGCAGAGCTGAGTTTAGGCTTATCTCTGATGATACAGGAGGCTAAGGGCTTTGAGGGCAAAACCTTAGAAGCTGACATGCTCTACTATATTTTCCTATGTATACAAAAG TATATAACACAGATAACGATAGAGTTGATTATATATTCAGTGATCATTATTATCAGCGGTTCCAACAATCATTACATAAG CCATGTGACCGAGGAAATGTGGGAATGCAAACACCTGGGAGCCCATTCACCTTGCACACTCCTTAACACTTTAATGTTTTTCAGCACAAA TTCACTTaggtattttaatttaaaaacagtgGATGAACACTTGAAGGTGGCTTTCACAAACGTCCTACGACACACAAAGAAGAATCCGTTCAACCCCAAAGACAAGGTCACAAGCATTCACTATGTCAGAGGACTCCAGATTGGTCAGAAAG TGATGGATGGCGTGCACGCTGAGCAGCCAGAGACGCCTTTACGCTGCCCTATCAAACTTTGTCTTCTGTCTCTAAAAATG TCCTCAAAGTGA
- the LOC128607631 gene encoding transcriptional regulator QRICH1-like isoform X2, with the protein MEKEQRNRLAPVGRKPLQFQEYLLCTSIAELSLGLSLMIQEAKGFEGKTLEADMLYYIFLCIQKYITQITIELIIYSVIIIISGSNNHYISHVTEEMWECKHLGAHSPCTLLNTLMFFSTNSLRYFNLKTVDEHLKVAFTNVLRHTKKNPFNPKDKVTSIHYVRGLQIGQKVMDGVHAEQPETPLRCPIKLCLLSLKMVSTFFWLEE; encoded by the exons ATGGAGAAAGAACAGAGAAACAGACTGGCTCCAGTTG gaCGGAAGCCGCTACAGTTTCAGGAGTACCTGTTATGCACGTCCATAGCAGAGCTGAGTTTAGGCTTATCTCTGATGATACAGGAGGCTAAGGGCTTTGAGGGCAAAACCTTAGAAGCTGACATGCTCTACTATATTTTCCTATGTATACAAAAG TATATAACACAGATAACGATAGAGTTGATTATATATTCAGTGATCATTATTATCAGCGGTTCCAACAATCATTACATAAG CCATGTGACCGAGGAAATGTGGGAATGCAAACACCTGGGAGCCCATTCACCTTGCACACTCCTTAACACTTTAATGTTTTTCAGCACAAA TTCACTTaggtattttaatttaaaaacagtgGATGAACACTTGAAGGTGGCTTTCACAAACGTCCTACGACACACAAAGAAGAATCCGTTCAACCCCAAAGACAAGGTCACAAGCATTCACTATGTCAGAGGACTCCAGATTGGTCAGAAAG TGATGGATGGCGTGCACGCTGAGCAGCCAGAGACGCCTTTACGCTGCCCTATCAAACTTTGTCTTCTGTCTCTAAAAATGGTCAGTACATTCTTCTGGTTAGAAGAATAA
- the LOC128607630 gene encoding receptor-type tyrosine-protein phosphatase beta-like isoform X2 encodes MRIRTYPRAHILQKFHAHCQSLAANSNAGYQREFEELCDNAKEFSCRAGELDANKNKNRYPFILPYDHCRVKLSLLESQPHSDYINASYVPGGCTEHDFICTQAPLPSTMADFWRMVWEQNVQVIIMMTALKESDKVLCNQYWPPERGTGCYGALQVTTMSRHHGPYCYITTIHLRQHGSPTDRHITHYYYPGWPDQGVPKDHTTLSNFTEHVRKLLDDIPRLGPTVVHCSAGIGRSGTFVAILWLMQLCARGIPPDVHLAVRDLRRHRVLMVQNVEQYILVHQCLLHWLAGNTERPKTRNTVVHFQAAQPQTDRQSRRERKKQRRNSGHTHRPESTHSSLQVSHTPQPQHTAWQSLRDSLHAFNPGKLLQRIMPPSSQLTNSQTQHTQL; translated from the exons ATGAG GATAAGAACATATCCAAGAGCACACATTCTGCAGAAGTTCCATGCACATTGTCAGTCTCTTGCGGCCAACAGCAATGCAGGATATCAAAGGGAATTTGAG GAGCTGTGTGACAATGCAAAGGAGTTCTCATGCAGGGCTGGAGAGCTGGAtgccaataaaaacaaaaacagatatcCTTTCATTTTACCCT ATGACCACTGCAGAGTTAAGCTGTCTTTATTAGAGTCACAACCACACTCAGACTACATCAATGCCAGCTATGTGCCT GGCGGCTGTACAGAACATGACTTCATCTGTACTCAGGCTCCTTTGCCATCAACAATGGCTGATTTCTGGCGCATGGTCTGGGAGCAAAATGTACAGGTTATCATCATGATGACAGCACTAAAAGAGAGCGACAAG GTGCTATGTAATCAGTACTGGCCTCCTGAGAGAGGCACTGGCTGTTATGGGGCTCTGCAGGTCACCACCATGTCCCGTCATCATGGTCCATACTGCTACATCACCACCATCCACCTACGACAG CATGGCAGCCCTACAGATAGACACATAACGCATTACTACTACCCTGGCTGGCCTGATCAGGGTGTTCCAAAGGACCACACCACTCTCAGCAACTTCACTGAGCATGTGCGGAAGCTGCTGGATGATATTCCACGCTTAGGCCCCACAGTCGTTCACTGCAG TGCAGGCATAGGTCGCTCTGGAACATTTGTAGCAATACTGTGGTTGATGCAACTCTGTGCAAGGGGGATTCCGCCTGATGTACATCTCGCTGTCCGAGACCTGCGCAGACACAGAGTGTTGATGGTGCAAAATGTG gAGCAATACATACTTGTGCATCAGTGTTTACTTCACTGGCTAGCTGGGAACACGGAGAGACCAAA AACCCGGAATACTGTGGTGCATTTCCAGGCAGCACAGCCACAAACAGACAGGCAATCCAGAAGGGAACGGAAAAAGCAGAGGAGAAATTCTGGCCATACACACCGCCCTGAGTCCACCCACTCCTCTCTTCAAGTGTCACACACCCCCCAGCCTCAGCACACAGCATGGCAATCCCTACGGGATTCCCTGCACGCTTTTAACCCTGGAAAACTCCTGCAGAGGATAATGCCTCCGTCTTCTCAACTCACCAactcacaaacacaacacacacaactgtag
- the LOC128607630 gene encoding receptor-type tyrosine-protein phosphatase beta-like isoform X1 has product MLHMQTQLFKKKKKKKTDCSSRTFTSRTFPVRIRTYPRAHILQKFHAHCQSLAANSNAGYQREFEELCDNAKEFSCRAGELDANKNKNRYPFILPYDHCRVKLSLLESQPHSDYINASYVPGGCTEHDFICTQAPLPSTMADFWRMVWEQNVQVIIMMTALKESDKVLCNQYWPPERGTGCYGALQVTTMSRHHGPYCYITTIHLRQHGSPTDRHITHYYYPGWPDQGVPKDHTTLSNFTEHVRKLLDDIPRLGPTVVHCSAGIGRSGTFVAILWLMQLCARGIPPDVHLAVRDLRRHRVLMVQNVEQYILVHQCLLHWLAGNTERPKTRNTVVHFQAAQPQTDRQSRRERKKQRRNSGHTHRPESTHSSLQVSHTPQPQHTAWQSLRDSLHAFNPGKLLQRIMPPSSQLTNSQTQHTQL; this is encoded by the exons ATGCTCCATATGCAAacacaactttttaaaaaaaaaaaaaaaaaaaaaactgactgtTCATCGAGAACATTTACATCAAGAACATTCCCTGTTAG GATAAGAACATATCCAAGAGCACACATTCTGCAGAAGTTCCATGCACATTGTCAGTCTCTTGCGGCCAACAGCAATGCAGGATATCAAAGGGAATTTGAG GAGCTGTGTGACAATGCAAAGGAGTTCTCATGCAGGGCTGGAGAGCTGGAtgccaataaaaacaaaaacagatatcCTTTCATTTTACCCT ATGACCACTGCAGAGTTAAGCTGTCTTTATTAGAGTCACAACCACACTCAGACTACATCAATGCCAGCTATGTGCCT GGCGGCTGTACAGAACATGACTTCATCTGTACTCAGGCTCCTTTGCCATCAACAATGGCTGATTTCTGGCGCATGGTCTGGGAGCAAAATGTACAGGTTATCATCATGATGACAGCACTAAAAGAGAGCGACAAG GTGCTATGTAATCAGTACTGGCCTCCTGAGAGAGGCACTGGCTGTTATGGGGCTCTGCAGGTCACCACCATGTCCCGTCATCATGGTCCATACTGCTACATCACCACCATCCACCTACGACAG CATGGCAGCCCTACAGATAGACACATAACGCATTACTACTACCCTGGCTGGCCTGATCAGGGTGTTCCAAAGGACCACACCACTCTCAGCAACTTCACTGAGCATGTGCGGAAGCTGCTGGATGATATTCCACGCTTAGGCCCCACAGTCGTTCACTGCAG TGCAGGCATAGGTCGCTCTGGAACATTTGTAGCAATACTGTGGTTGATGCAACTCTGTGCAAGGGGGATTCCGCCTGATGTACATCTCGCTGTCCGAGACCTGCGCAGACACAGAGTGTTGATGGTGCAAAATGTG gAGCAATACATACTTGTGCATCAGTGTTTACTTCACTGGCTAGCTGGGAACACGGAGAGACCAAA AACCCGGAATACTGTGGTGCATTTCCAGGCAGCACAGCCACAAACAGACAGGCAATCCAGAAGGGAACGGAAAAAGCAGAGGAGAAATTCTGGCCATACACACCGCCCTGAGTCCACCCACTCCTCTCTTCAAGTGTCACACACCCCCCAGCCTCAGCACACAGCATGGCAATCCCTACGGGATTCCCTGCACGCTTTTAACCCTGGAAAACTCCTGCAGAGGATAATGCCTCCGTCTTCTCAACTCACCAactcacaaacacaacacacacaactgtag